In the Patescibacteria group bacterium genome, GCTGAAATGATGGTTAAGAAAAGGATTGTTATGAAAGTAATTTTTATCAAGGATGTGCCGGGAATCGGTCGAAAAGGGGAAACTAAAGAAGTGAAAGACGGTTACGCTCTGAATTTTTTGATTCCGCGTGGGCTGGTGACCAATTTACATAACCCGACCGCTCAAAAAATCTTTGATGATCAAAAACGTCAGGTAGCGGAAAAAGATCGAGAACAAGATCAAGCAAAAGAACTGGCGCATAAGTGGCAAGGTCAGAAAATTGTGATCAAAGCTAAGGCCGGTGCTAACGGTAAGCTTTTTGGCGGGGTGACAAAAGATGATGTTGCAAAGGTTATGGGGATAGATAAAAAATTTATCAAATTAGACAAGCCAATAAAACAGCTTGGTGAAGTAGGTGTAGAAGTCGTATTCGGTGCCGATGCAAAAGCTAATGTCGCCGTAGTTGTTGAACCGATCGTATAAATTTCTTATTGGTCAAATTGGACAAATTATTTTTCTCGTTGTAGCATAAAGGAGTGGAGGGAAAATTGGACGACACTAAAATTGATAATTCTACTGACGCTGGTAGCGTCTCTCAGCCGGTGGCTGGCAATAGCGGTGTTGCACCGTCATCAGATCAGTGGCAGGTACCAGAAATTAAAACCGATACTTCATCGACAGACGCAAAAGTACCCCCGCCTCTGTCCGGCTTGAATTCGGGTTTATCAGGCGCGGCGACCCCTTCTGTTTCATCCGATTCAGACAGCGCGCATCCAACATCTTTAGATTCAGGTCAAATAACCGTTGATTCAGTTACAAATTTACCCGGGTCAAACTTATCTCCAACTCCACCTACAACCCCGTTTACGCCTCCTGCAAGTACGCTTGCTTCCACTCCATTACCTACTCCACCAGCGCCGCCAGCGGCTAGTCCAGACACAACTTCCCCTGCACCCGCCTTGTCTGACTCAATAATGCCACAGACAGCACCCGCAGTGCCAAAAAGTGGCCCTAAAATTGGAAAAATTATTTTCGGATTTGTGGCGGTAATCGTTTTATTGCTAGTTGTTGGTGTGGGATTGGTTTTTGCCGATGACAAAGGGTACCTGGAAACTGGCATCAGTTCAAAACTTAGTTTTCTGCCACTTTCGCCATTGTGGGGTGGATTATCAACTAATCCGGCCACTGCATCGGTTCAAATGGCAACCGCACTAAAAGACCAGAGTAGTTTAACTTATTCGGGAACATATGTTGGATATGGTGGGTCAGTTAGCACCGAGGATTTATCTAGCCAAACCGGTTCATTCAACTTAAACGTGGCAGGAGCTAACTATAGCTTGGTATTTACGACTACCGGCTCAACCAGCCAAGTTAAAAACGAATATCGAGTTGTTGACGGTAGCCTATACTACGGCGTGACTACGGTTGATTTGGCTGGCACAGCCACTACCAGTTCCACTGCGTCGCCAAGTCCAAGCGCGTCAGCGTCAGCTACAACCGTTACTAGTCCATCGCCATCAGTGTCATCCACAGTCGTAGCTAGTCCGTCACCATCAACTACTTCGACTGATAATACTGACTGGAGTCAACTAGGAAAGGCTCCAACCTATTCCGTTACATCAGTTAAAGATAAGTTTGGTACGATTTTGGGCAACACCACCTTTTCCGGAGCGGAAAAAATTGGTGAGGATAGTGTTTATCACTACACAACAACGTTATCCGGAACAGACGTGCCGTTCTTTTCTGGGATAAAAAGTTTATCAAAATGGGTAACAGCTAGTGGGTCAGCGGATGTTTGGATTTCTCGAACCACACATCTACCAATCAAAATTGTTAGTAATTTAAAAGATAGCTCCGGAAACGAAATGTCATTGACCGCAATATTATCTATTGCGGGTTCGTCCGTATCTAATCCAAAATCATTGGCAAGTAGTAGCACATCAGCCTCCCCATCCGCAGTTGCTTCCACATCTGCGACAACTTCAACCTCATCGCCAAGCGCCACCAGTTCCGCATCAACCTCAATAAGTACTGCGGACATTCAACGCAAGAGTGATTTGAAAGCTATTGAAACTGCTTTATTAAGGTACAAAACAGACCATTCCAACAGCTTGCCTGT is a window encoding:
- the rplI gene encoding 50S ribosomal protein L9 codes for the protein MKVIFIKDVPGIGRKGETKEVKDGYALNFLIPRGLVTNLHNPTAQKIFDDQKRQVAEKDREQDQAKELAHKWQGQKIVIKAKAGANGKLFGGVTKDDVAKVMGIDKKFIKLDKPIKQLGEVGVEVVFGADAKANVAVVVEPIV